One window from the genome of Deltaproteobacteria bacterium encodes:
- a CDS encoding acetyl-CoA acetyltransferase: MTIGISNRVAIVGMGCTRFGERWESSAEDLMVEAFVECLEDTGIEKKEIQAAYFGTHFDEVNVGKATIPLSNTLKLPYIPVTRVENYCATATEAFRAACYSVAAGIYDIVLALGVEKLKDTGYGGLPASGAMGVLGSTIGPNATAPGSFALLATAYAAKYNIPMEKIKDAIAHVSAKSHANGALNPKAHLRRAVTEEQIKAAPMIAYPLGLFDCCGVS; the protein is encoded by the coding sequence ATGACGATAGGAATCAGCAACCGAGTGGCTATTGTCGGTATGGGCTGCACCCGTTTCGGGGAACGCTGGGAGTCTAGCGCTGAAGACCTGATGGTTGAGGCCTTTGTGGAATGCCTGGAAGACACCGGTATTGAAAAAAAGGAAATCCAGGCAGCCTACTTCGGGACCCACTTTGACGAGGTCAACGTGGGTAAGGCGACCATACCGCTGTCCAATACCTTGAAACTGCCTTACATCCCGGTTACCCGCGTCGAAAACTACTGCGCTACGGCAACCGAGGCCTTTCGAGCCGCCTGTTATTCCGTGGCGGCCGGAATATACGACATCGTACTGGCCCTGGGTGTGGAAAAGCTCAAGGATACCGGATACGGCGGCCTGCCTGCCAGCGGCGCCATGGGTGTCCTGGGCTCGACTATCGGCCCCAACGCCACGGCGCCTGGCAGCTTCGCCCTCCTGGCTACAGCCTACGCGGCCAAATACAACATCCCCATGGAAAAAATCAAGGACGCCATCGCCCACGTTTCAGCCAAAAGCCACGCCAATGGCGCGCTGAATCCAAAGGCTCACCTTCGTCGGGCCGTGACTGAAGAGCAGATCAAGGCCGCGCCAATGATCGCTTATCCCCTGGGTCTGTTCGACTGCTGCGGCGTGTC
- a CDS encoding rubredoxin, whose protein sequence is MDRYVCEICGYVYDPAEGDPDNDIPAGTKFEDIPDDWTCPVCGASKDEFEKE, encoded by the coding sequence ATGGACAGGTATGTTTGCGAAATTTGCGGCTATGTGTACGATCCTGCTGAAGGCGATCCAGACAACGACATTCCCGCGGGAACAAAGTTTGAGGACATTCCAGATGACTGGACCTGCCCGGTGTGCGGGGCCTCAAAGGATGAATTTGAAAAAGAATAA
- a CDS encoding transcriptional repressor — protein sequence MIYSRKLKMTPQRQAIIKCLRQSKSHPTADEVFQTVRRQLPRISLGTVYRNLELLTENGFIKKYEQGGSLRRYEGNLDKHFHIRCVSCGRLDDAPIEPFDFLENSLQGVSDYQILGCQVVFEGLCPDCQARGSS from the coding sequence ATGATTTATAGCCGTAAATTAAAAATGACCCCCCAGCGTCAGGCCATCATAAAGTGCCTGAGGCAGAGTAAAAGCCACCCCACCGCGGATGAAGTTTTTCAGACCGTGCGGAGGCAGCTGCCTCGCATCAGCCTGGGGACCGTGTACCGCAACCTGGAGCTTCTGACTGAAAACGGTTTCATAAAAAAATACGAACAGGGAGGCAGCCTGAGGAGATACGAAGGGAACCTGGATAAGCATTTTCATATCAGATGTGTCTCCTGCGGGCGGCTGGATGATGCTCCGATTGAACCGTTTGATTTCCTGGAGAATTCTCTTCAGGGAGTGAGTGACTACCAAATCCTTGGCTGCCAAGTGGTATTTGAAGGGCTCTGCCCGGACTGTCAGGCCAGGGGTTCATCCTGA
- a CDS encoding universal stress protein, with protein sequence MSPKSQQEEAQRKVLIAMDGSRFASHAVDYTVNMSRFIPDLHIVLLHVLPSMPPYLEEGARTNKGMRDKLRRLKEVNQAEGEKVLEKAKTQLVAAHVPAERIQKKLAPRRTGLAKDIINEAERGMYDALLVGRRGLTGAQELFMGSVSSQLVQHATNVPLWVIDHQVPRPRVMVAIDGSESSLKAVDHVAFILGGNPEAEIHFLHVVPKLQNVCSIDLDEMGETLKDIEGELEMLEQDLIQGNQACLDDFTPRATQILRQAGFSADRITFEDREIVLGIARTILKAAQEGGYGTIVLGRRGLGRSHFLGSVSDRVIRQAEGQAIWVVG encoded by the coding sequence ATGTCGCCGAAATCTCAGCAGGAGGAAGCCCAGCGCAAGGTCTTGATTGCCATGGACGGTTCGCGATTCGCGTCGCACGCCGTGGATTACACGGTAAATATGAGCCGTTTCATCCCGGACCTGCACATCGTTTTGCTTCACGTTCTGCCGTCTATGCCGCCTTATCTTGAGGAGGGCGCACGGACCAACAAGGGCATGCGTGACAAACTCAGAAGACTCAAAGAGGTCAACCAGGCCGAGGGCGAGAAGGTCCTGGAAAAGGCCAAGACCCAACTGGTCGCGGCTCATGTTCCTGCGGAGCGCATCCAGAAAAAGCTGGCGCCTCGACGCACCGGCCTGGCCAAGGACATCATCAATGAGGCCGAGCGGGGCATGTATGACGCCTTGCTGGTGGGCCGGCGAGGCCTGACCGGGGCGCAGGAGCTGTTCATGGGCTCAGTCTCCAGCCAGCTGGTGCAGCACGCCACCAATGTGCCGCTGTGGGTTATTGACCATCAGGTCCCCAGGCCCAGGGTGATGGTGGCTATTGATGGTTCGGAGTCGAGCCTCAAGGCCGTGGATCATGTGGCCTTCATACTCGGGGGCAATCCTGAGGCAGAGATCCATTTTTTGCACGTCGTTCCGAAACTGCAGAACGTGTGTTCGATTGACCTCGACGAGATGGGCGAGACGCTAAAGGATATTGAAGGTGAACTCGAAATGCTGGAACAAGACCTGATCCAGGGAAACCAGGCCTGCCTGGACGACTTCACCCCGCGCGCCACCCAGATCCTGCGCCAGGCCGGTTTTTCCGCGGACCGCATCACGTTCGAGGATCGAGAGATCGTGCTGGGTATTGCCCGGACCATCCTCAAGGCCGCGCAGGAAGGTGGATACGGGACCATTGTTTTAGGGCGTCGAGGCCTGGGCCGTTCTCATTTCCTGGGCAGCGTGAGCGACCGCGTCATCCGGCAAGCCGAAGGCCAGGCCATCTGGGTGGTCGGTTGA
- a CDS encoding OB-fold domain-containing protein: MVGICSYGGYVPRYRMNRMMIYDAMGWLNPATITNARGEKAVANFDEDSITMAVAAGIDCLRGQDRNDVGGIYFASTTMPFKERQNAGIVSSALSLGDQIRTADFSGGLKCSTTALLAALEAVEAKAVKNMIACAAECRLGKPASPQEMIFGDAAAAFLVGNENVIAEFKGSFSTSFDFVDHFRGQFAKYDRQWEDRWIRDLGFEHIIPGTLKGFLDKYSLKIEDFSKVIYPCHYGAERKKLNKILGIASEMDPNNLLTEVGDSGAAQTMVVLAHALEDANPGDNIMVISFGSGSDIIWFRATDKITGAKHARGISGYLADKTALDKYTKYLVWRDIIPAELGPRAEEDVWTRWSFDWRKRRAIYGLWGSRCLACGTVQFPPQRVCVNPECGAIDKMEDFLLSDKTARIFNYTGDNLAASNDPPAIYGTVEFEAGGRYQFDFTDCDLDSLSVGMEMEMSFRRRTYDPKRDISRYFWKAVPKKEVK, from the coding sequence ATGGTTGGAATCTGCTCTTACGGTGGATATGTACCGCGGTATCGAATGAACCGCATGATGATCTATGACGCCATGGGTTGGCTCAACCCGGCCACTATTACCAACGCCAGAGGCGAAAAAGCCGTAGCCAACTTTGACGAAGACAGCATCACCATGGCCGTGGCCGCCGGGATTGACTGTCTGCGCGGACAGGACCGTAATGATGTGGGTGGTATTTACTTTGCTTCAACTACCATGCCTTTTAAGGAAAGGCAGAACGCAGGCATTGTCTCATCTGCCTTGTCTCTGGGTGATCAGATTCGCACGGCAGACTTTTCCGGCGGACTCAAATGTTCGACAACGGCGCTGCTTGCCGCTTTGGAGGCGGTTGAGGCTAAGGCCGTTAAGAATATGATCGCCTGTGCGGCTGAATGCCGTTTGGGCAAACCGGCCTCGCCCCAGGAAATGATATTTGGCGACGCAGCCGCGGCCTTCCTGGTGGGCAACGAAAACGTGATCGCCGAGTTCAAGGGTTCATTTTCCACAAGCTTCGACTTTGTGGATCACTTCCGGGGTCAGTTTGCTAAATACGACCGTCAGTGGGAAGATCGCTGGATTCGTGATCTGGGCTTTGAGCACATCATCCCAGGCACCCTCAAAGGCTTCCTGGATAAATATTCGCTCAAAATAGAAGATTTCTCTAAGGTGATCTACCCCTGCCATTACGGCGCCGAGCGCAAGAAGCTGAATAAAATCCTGGGGATTGCCTCGGAGATGGACCCGAACAATCTGCTTACCGAGGTCGGTGATTCCGGCGCGGCCCAGACCATGGTTGTCCTGGCCCATGCCTTGGAAGACGCCAACCCTGGTGATAATATTATGGTCATCAGTTTTGGCAGCGGCAGCGATATCATCTGGTTCAGGGCCACGGATAAGATTACCGGGGCCAAACACGCTCGGGGGATTTCCGGGTATCTTGCCGACAAGACTGCTCTGGACAAATACACCAAGTACCTCGTCTGGCGGGATATTATACCTGCGGAGCTCGGCCCGCGCGCCGAAGAGGACGTCTGGACGCGCTGGTCCTTTGACTGGCGCAAGCGCAGGGCTATTTATGGTTTGTGGGGCAGCCGGTGCCTCGCCTGTGGAACCGTCCAGTTTCCGCCTCAACGTGTGTGTGTCAATCCGGAGTGTGGAGCGATTGATAAGATGGAGGACTTCCTCCTTTCAGATAAAACGGCCAGGATTTTCAATTACACCGGAGACAACCTGGCGGCGTCCAACGACCCGCCAGCCATTTACGGAACCGTGGAATTCGAGGCAGGGGGCCGGTATCAATTCGATTTTACGGATTGCGATCTGGATTCCCTGTCGGTGGGCATGGAGATGGAAATGAGCTTTCGCCGCAGAACCTATGATCCCAAGCGGGACATTTCCAGGTATTTTTGGAAAGCCGTCCCAAAGAAGGAGGTAAAGTAA
- a CDS encoding ferritin family protein, whose protein sequence is MMLYGFNAAEVFDIAIAIEENGKIFYDKAQDKVEDPEVKELFKSLALEEVQHHEFFMALKTKLPPAAADQTIWDPENESNQYLNMMAGMHVFRTDEDVDRRLASIASAEDALKLAIQFEKDSIVFFLTMKDKTEEAQGRNMIDQLVKEELTHHKRLSLQLVNLKK, encoded by the coding sequence GTGATGCTTTATGGGTTCAACGCCGCCGAGGTCTTTGACATAGCCATCGCGATTGAGGAGAACGGGAAAATCTTTTACGATAAAGCTCAGGATAAAGTTGAGGACCCTGAAGTAAAGGAGTTGTTCAAATCTCTGGCCCTGGAGGAGGTTCAGCATCATGAGTTTTTCATGGCGCTTAAGACCAAGCTGCCGCCGGCGGCCGCAGATCAAACGATCTGGGACCCGGAAAACGAGAGCAATCAGTATCTGAACATGATGGCCGGGATGCATGTCTTCCGGACGGATGAAGACGTGGACCGACGGTTGGCGAGCATTGCCAGTGCGGAAGACGCCCTGAAACTGGCCATCCAGTTTGAAAAGGATTCCATCGTTTTCTTTCTGACCATGAAGGATAAAACAGAAGAGGCCCAGGGACGAAACATGATTGACCAGCTTGTCAAGGAGGAGCTGACTCATCACAAGCGGCTGTCTTTGCAGCTGGTCAACCTGAAGAAATAA
- a CDS encoding desulfoferrodoxin: MAEKLQIYKCEKCGNIVEVLHAGKGELVCCGEPMKLYAENTVDAAREKHVPVIEKIEGGFKVKVGSVAHPMEEKHYIEWIQAVADGKTYRCFLNPGDAPEAKFMIDARQITAREYCNLHGLWKA, from the coding sequence GTGGCTGAAAAATTACAGATTTACAAGTGTGAGAAGTGTGGAAACATCGTGGAGGTGCTTCACGCAGGCAAGGGCGAACTGGTTTGCTGCGGAGAACCCATGAAGCTTTATGCCGAAAATACGGTTGACGCGGCCAGGGAGAAGCATGTGCCTGTCATTGAGAAGATCGAAGGCGGCTTCAAGGTCAAGGTTGGCAGCGTGGCTCACCCCATGGAGGAGAAGCACTATATCGAATGGATTCAGGCCGTGGCCGACGGAAAGACTTATCGTTGCTTCCTGAACCCCGGGGACGCCCCTGAAGCAAAGTTCATGATTGACGCAAGGCAGATTACCGCCAGGGAGTACTGCAACCTGCACGGCCTGTGGAAGGCGTAA
- a CDS encoding cysteine desulfurase, translating to MNIINLDYISSNPLLPEVAGAMIEAIKKNYGNPSSPHRLGDQATAALEGARESVARLINTASPGEVIFTSSGSESINHALKGVAWAKADKGRHIVTSNVEHNAVLKSLRRLTHLGYQVTSVPVDEYGRVNPEDVARAITSETTLVSIMHGNNEIGTIQPIKEIAEITKEKKVIFHTDAVASVGAVSIDVQDLGVDLLSFSANQFYGPSGVGGLYIRRGTGLWSLIDGGAQENNKRAGTENLIGVIGAGVAADLALRDMERRIRHSKILKEKLLQGLNERIEDISINGHPEFSLPNLVSVSIKYIEGESIVLMLDEEGVYVSTRSACASGSLRASHVLVSIGVDFADAQGTLILSFGQETSEADIDRFLEVLAKVTATLRNMSPLYRQAKRA from the coding sequence ATGAATATTATCAATCTGGACTATATCTCGTCCAATCCGCTCCTGCCTGAAGTGGCGGGGGCCATGATCGAGGCCATCAAGAAGAACTATGGCAACCCTTCAAGCCCTCACCGGCTGGGCGATCAGGCCACCGCAGCCCTGGAGGGGGCCCGGGAGTCTGTGGCCCGCTTGATCAACACCGCCTCGCCAGGCGAGGTTATCTTCACCTCCAGCGGCAGCGAATCCATTAACCATGCCCTCAAGGGCGTTGCCTGGGCCAAGGCGGACAAAGGCAGGCATATTGTCACCTCCAATGTTGAGCACAACGCCGTCTTGAAATCCCTGCGCCGTTTGACTCATCTGGGTTATCAGGTCACCTCGGTTCCGGTGGACGAATACGGCCGTGTCAATCCGGAGGACGTGGCGCGCGCCATCACCAGTGAAACAACCCTCGTATCCATCATGCATGGCAACAATGAAATCGGCACCATCCAACCGATTAAGGAAATCGCTGAGATCACAAAAGAAAAAAAGGTCATTTTTCATACGGACGCCGTGGCTTCGGTCGGGGCCGTTTCCATTGATGTCCAGGACCTGGGGGTGGACCTGCTCAGCTTCTCCGCCAACCAGTTCTACGGGCCTTCAGGCGTGGGCGGCCTCTATATCCGCCGCGGCACCGGACTCTGGTCCCTCATTGACGGCGGCGCTCAGGAAAACAACAAACGGGCTGGCACTGAAAACCTGATCGGCGTCATTGGCGCTGGTGTCGCCGCCGACCTGGCTCTTCGGGATATGGAGCGCCGTATCCGGCATTCTAAAATCCTGAAGGAGAAATTGCTCCAGGGCCTCAATGAAAGGATTGAGGACATCAGTATCAACGGCCACCCGGAATTCTCCCTGCCCAACCTCGTCTCGGTCTCCATAAAATATATCGAAGGGGAAAGCATTGTCCTGATGCTGGACGAGGAAGGCGTCTATGTTTCGACCAGGTCGGCCTGCGCCTCAGGCTCTCTGCGGGCCTCTCACGTCCTTGTCTCCATCGGTGTGGACTTTGCCGATGCCCAGGGCACTCTGATCCTGAGCTTTGGACAGGAGACCTCGGAGGCGGATATTGACCGGTTCCTGGAAGTGCTGGCCAAGGTGACGGCCACCCTGCGGAATATGTCGCCCCTTTACCGGCAGGCCAAGAGAGCCTAG
- a CDS encoding rubrerythrin family protein, with translation MGRLTGTETEKNILTAFAGESQARNRYTYFASQARKDEFMQIANIFEETANQEKEHAKRLFKLLEGGEVEVQAAFPAGVIGSTAENLKASAAGENYEWTEMYPSFAKKANEEGFEDVAAIFTSIAKAEKQHEKRYNDLLRNVEAGQVFKRDKPVVWRCLNCGYLHEGEEAPEVCPACAHPQAYFELLGENY, from the coding sequence ATGGGAAGGTTAACAGGCACGGAAACTGAAAAGAACATTTTGACTGCTTTTGCCGGGGAGTCTCAGGCCCGCAATCGCTACACCTACTTTGCCAGTCAGGCCAGGAAAGACGAATTTATGCAGATAGCCAATATCTTTGAAGAAACGGCCAACCAGGAGAAGGAGCATGCCAAGAGGCTCTTTAAGCTGCTGGAGGGTGGAGAGGTTGAGGTCCAGGCGGCTTTTCCGGCCGGGGTCATTGGCTCCACGGCTGAGAACCTCAAGGCCTCTGCTGCCGGTGAAAATTATGAATGGACAGAAATGTATCCTTCTTTTGCTAAAAAGGCTAATGAGGAGGGTTTTGAGGACGTGGCTGCCATTTTCACGAGTATCGCGAAGGCCGAGAAGCAGCATGAGAAGCGGTACAACGACCTGCTTCGAAATGTTGAGGCGGGTCAGGTCTTTAAGAGAGACAAGCCGGTAGTCTGGCGCTGCCTGAACTGTGGGTATCTACATGAAGGTGAAGAAGCGCCGGAAGTCTGCCCGGCTTGCGCTCATCCCCAGGCTTATTTCGAACTGCTGGGCGAGAATTATTAG
- a CDS encoding glutaredoxin family protein, giving the protein MAKTVKIYSSPTCPYCRKTKEFLTEKGVAFDDYDVTADQDALEEMKKISGSARSIPVISVDDIVMVGFDQPRLEEVLDLFR; this is encoded by the coding sequence ATGGCAAAAACGGTCAAGATTTATTCCAGCCCCACCTGCCCATACTGCCGCAAGACCAAGGAGTTCCTGACCGAAAAAGGCGTCGCCTTCGATGATTACGATGTCACCGCGGACCAGGACGCCCTGGAAGAGATGAAGAAAATTTCTGGCAGTGCTCGAAGCATTCCGGTGATATCCGTGGATGACATAGTCATGGTTGGTTTTGATCAACCCCGCCTTGAAGAAGTCCTGGATTTATTCAGGTAA
- the nifU gene encoding Fe-S cluster assembly scaffold protein NifU, with product MYSETVKDHFKNPRNVGEIKDADGVGEVGNPVCGDIMTIFLKVEQDRIEDIKFLTFGCGAAIAVSSMLTEMAKGKTLEEAKKITNKDVAQALEDLPKNKLHCSNLGADALQMAIKDYEDRKTGKVRVKPEAEKHEHTHGDTCYCPYCDAELPSDIEEKPFCANCGQAVELEH from the coding sequence ATGTATTCCGAAACAGTTAAGGATCATTTTAAAAATCCCAGAAATGTCGGGGAGATTAAAGATGCAGACGGCGTGGGCGAAGTAGGCAACCCTGTCTGCGGAGATATTATGACCATCTTCCTCAAGGTCGAGCAAGACCGGATTGAGGATATCAAGTTCCTGACCTTTGGCTGCGGCGCGGCCATCGCCGTCTCCAGCATGCTAACTGAGATGGCCAAAGGCAAGACCCTGGAAGAGGCCAAAAAGATCACCAACAAGGATGTGGCCCAGGCCCTGGAAGATCTGCCCAAGAACAAGCTGCACTGCTCGAACCTGGGAGCGGATGCGCTACAGATGGCCATCAAGGATTACGAAGACAGAAAGACGGGCAAGGTGCGGGTCAAACCCGAGGCAGAGAAACACGAACATACCCACGGCGACACATGCTACTGTCCGTATTGCGACGCCGAGCTGCCTTCTGATATTGAGGAGAAGCCTTTCTGTGCTAACTGCGGCCAGGCCGTTGAGCTGGAACATTGA